A part of Helicobacter ibis genomic DNA contains:
- a CDS encoding folylpolyglutamate synthase/dihydrofolate synthase family protein, with protein sequence MNLLNYLAKKEEEYRDFDPLRAPYIFSKLAKDSKNLSNPKCKIIQILGTNGKGSTGRFLALMLRAFGFSVGHFTSPHLLSVCERFWLNGENLKLNVLDEALNKFDFEVLEEASYFEILTFLSLEVFSSCDYFICEAGLGGEYDSTATCFKSYMKVFTKIDFDHQDRLGNSIREIATTKLNAISVENKCVFVGIQEHNEVYNIATNIATLKNVKLKTIKTIPQYIKDYCKLNNYPPYQYENLTLASAVLCELGIDKESLYKIPKLDLLGRMQKLRDNVYLDVAHNVSGAKEILEVFRNSKIILVYNSYFDKNPFEILKILRPIIERVEIFEVKDNQRIITKDSLCEILDSLHIKYCDFESINSNHTYLVCGSFSVVGEFLSMGF encoded by the coding sequence AGTAATCCAAAATGTAAAATCATACAAATACTTGGCACTAATGGTAAGGGAAGCACGGGGAGATTTTTAGCCCTTATGCTTAGGGCTTTTGGATTTAGTGTTGGTCATTTTACTTCACCTCATTTACTAAGTGTATGTGAGAGATTCTGGCTAAATGGCGAGAATCTTAAGCTTAATGTATTAGATGAAGCATTAAATAAATTTGATTTTGAAGTCTTAGAGGAAGCTAGCTATTTTGAGATTCTGACATTTTTGTCTTTAGAGGTCTTTTCTTCTTGTGATTACTTTATATGTGAGGCTGGGCTTGGAGGAGAGTATGATTCAACTGCTACATGCTTTAAAAGCTATATGAAAGTTTTTACAAAAATTGATTTTGACCATCAAGATAGGTTAGGAAATAGTATAAGAGAAATAGCAACAACAAAGCTAAATGCCATAAGTGTAGAAAATAAATGTGTGTTTGTAGGGATACAAGAACATAATGAAGTCTATAACATAGCTACAAATATAGCAACTCTAAAAAATGTGAAACTTAAAACAATAAAGACAATTCCGCAATATATTAAAGATTATTGCAAGTTAAATAATTATCCACCTTATCAATATGAAAATTTAACTCTAGCAAGTGCTGTGTTGTGCGAACTTGGGATTGACAAAGAGAGTTTGTATAAGATTCCAAAGCTAGATTTGTTAGGTAGAATGCAAAAACTAAGAGATAATGTTTATCTTGATGTAGCACATAATGTAAGTGGTGCTAAGGAAATATTGGAAGTTTTTAGAAATTCTAAAATTATTTTGGTTTATAATTCATACTTTGATAAAAATCCATTTGAGATTTTAAAAATATTGCGTCCAATAATAGAGAGAGTAGAGATTTTTGAAGTGAAAGACAACCAAAGAATTATTACTAAAGATAGCCTTTGTGAAATTTTAGATTCATTGCATATAAAATATTGTGATTTTGAATCCATAAATAGCAATCATACTTATTTGGTATGTGGGTCATTTAGTGTAGTTGGCGAGTTTTTGAGTATGGGGTTTTAA
- a CDS encoding TIGR00282 family metallophosphoesterase codes for MRFGFIGDIVGKIGRNLIKEYLQEAREIHKLDFVIANGENASHGFGLGVNAYLELSGYGIDIFTSGNHIWDKRDIVSILQKEDSNVLRPHNYPQGVVGSGIFRGEIQNTKEKYAVLNIMGNFSMPQCDNAFICARDSVESLRNEGIRNIILDFHAEASSEKRAMFMMLKGKVGAIFGTHTHIGSDDLEIFSGTFGVSDVGLSGARESVIGMRENESIERFLTGIPNRFVVPEEKGIPSIFQMIVCELEDGICKEAYKLKAVDGGKIERTINALGRRCERNS; via the coding sequence GTGAGATTTGGATTTATAGGTGATATTGTTGGTAAGATAGGCAGGAATCTTATTAAGGAGTATTTACAAGAAGCAAGAGAGATTCATAAACTAGACTTTGTAATTGCAAATGGAGAAAATGCAAGTCATGGTTTTGGGCTTGGTGTGAATGCGTATTTAGAACTTAGCGGATATGGGATTGATATATTTACAAGCGGGAATCATATATGGGATAAAAGGGACATTGTATCAATATTGCAAAAAGAAGATTCAAATGTATTACGTCCTCATAACTATCCACAGGGTGTTGTAGGTAGTGGAATCTTTAGAGGTGAGATACAAAACACTAAAGAGAAATATGCTGTGCTGAATATAATGGGTAATTTTTCTATGCCACAATGTGATAATGCCTTTATTTGTGCTAGAGATTCTGTAGAGAGTTTGAGGAATGAGGGTATTAGAAATATAATTCTTGACTTTCACGCTGAAGCTAGTAGCGAAAAGAGGGCTATGTTTATGATGCTAAAGGGTAAGGTCGGTGCTATTTTTGGGACACATACTCATATAGGAAGCGATGATTTGGAGATATTCTCTGGGACATTTGGTGTTAGTGATGTTGGGCTTAGTGGGGCTAGAGAGAGTGTTATTGGAATGAGAGAAAATGAGAGTATTGAGAGATTTCTAACAGGGATTCCAAATAGATTTGTAGTGCCAGAAGAAAAAGGGATTCCTAGTATTTTTCAGATGATAGTATGTGAGTTAGAAGATGGAATATGCAAAGAAGCATATAAGCTAAAAGCCGTTGATGGCGGAAAGATAGAAAGAACAATTAACGCTTTAGGGAGAAGATGTGAGAGAAATAGTTGA
- the mfd gene encoding transcription-repair coupling factor → MLNQSSIYDVLSNIDNFDKKYSNGLVVLTCDKYEAQKLSDVATFLGFSAFVLPDFRVVFGEDLRAYKDELSEILSTLKRFYNAKSKKILFSPLQSLLCNYPKKELLDGFFIQVGDILDLSDLKNKLFLFGYEFVDLVEVDKEVSVRGDIIDIFLPNYENPLRISLFDNEVESLKFFDVNSQMSIGQEVKNIEISPAFFNLTTEIYEELIEAISSKIKTDSIFSNNDLIASYGLWYLKDSINIINSYPFILGSEVKVLAKELHEFSDQNNAVLDNVLASCELLDSQNYEDFEYSFNNVLQFLEFHKNKKITIIAKTEAQVRQTGISLQENYDFILDSELGIWILGKDEVILSLNSTTKQKKKRQSKILLDELKSGDYVVHIDYGVAIFSGLVCANIFGAKRDFIELRYQGEDKLLLPVENLDRIDRYISDGGIPILDRLGKGSFAKLKEKVKEKLFLIANEIISLAAKRELIDGIKIDTNKEEILIFQSKSGFVYTDDQSNAIKEIFNDISSARVMDRLLSGDVGFGKTEVAMNAMFATYLSGYQSAIIAPTTLLAYQHFNTIADRFREFGIRVARLDRYVSTKKKKTTLEGLANGSIDVVVGTHAIFSASFKNLALIVVDEEHKFGVKQKEKIKEISKDTHLLTMSATPIPRTLNMALSKIKSLSELKISPKDRLPIRTFIKEYSSALLKEVLFREFRRNGQVFYIHNNISSIENKKEEILQIVPNAKIAILHSQISANDSENIIMDFANGKYQILLCTSIVESGIHLPNTNTIIVDRSDCFGIADLHQLRGRVGRGNKEGFCYFLVEDFTKITQEAQKRLFALERNSYLGSGGALAYHDLEIRGGGNLLGEAQSGHIKNIGYSLYLRMLEEAIYTLSGNVKEEKANVDVKLSVTAFLNAELIDTERIRLEIYRRLSRCEEIDEVYLIEREIEERFGKLDIYTRQFIELILIKIEARNHGISSILNYGQNITFVKNNGNKESISANSKDEDDILKCVFDYFKNLKKAK, encoded by the coding sequence ATGCTAAATCAGAGTAGTATTTATGATGTATTAAGCAACATAGATAATTTTGATAAAAAATATAGTAATGGGCTTGTTGTTCTAACTTGCGATAAATATGAAGCACAAAAATTAAGTGATGTAGCTACATTTCTTGGTTTTAGTGCTTTTGTTCTACCTGATTTTAGGGTTGTCTTTGGCGAGGATCTTAGAGCTTATAAAGATGAGTTAAGTGAGATATTATCCACGCTAAAGAGATTCTATAATGCTAAAAGTAAAAAGATTTTATTCTCTCCACTTCAAAGTTTATTGTGTAATTATCCAAAAAAAGAATTGCTTGATGGTTTTTTTATACAAGTTGGGGATATTTTAGATTTAAGTGATTTAAAAAATAAACTTTTTTTGTTTGGTTATGAGTTTGTTGATTTGGTTGAAGTTGATAAAGAAGTGTCAGTTAGAGGGGATATTATAGATATTTTCTTGCCAAATTATGAGAATCCTTTAAGGATTAGCCTATTTGACAATGAAGTTGAAAGTCTAAAATTCTTTGATGTTAATTCTCAAATGTCAATTGGACAAGAGGTTAAAAACATAGAAATATCTCCTGCATTTTTTAACCTTACAACAGAAATTTATGAAGAATTAATAGAAGCAATTTCAAGCAAAATAAAAACTGATAGTATTTTTAGTAATAATGATTTAATTGCCTCATATGGACTTTGGTATTTAAAAGATTCTATTAATATTATTAATTCTTATCCTTTTATTCTTGGCTCTGAAGTTAAAGTTTTAGCTAAGGAATTGCATGAATTTAGTGATCAAAATAACGCAGTCTTAGATAATGTTTTAGCAAGTTGTGAGCTTTTAGATTCGCAAAATTATGAGGACTTTGAATATTCATTTAATAATGTTTTACAATTTTTAGAATTTCACAAAAACAAAAAAATAACAATCATCGCAAAAACAGAAGCGCAAGTGAGACAAACTGGAATCTCTTTGCAGGAAAATTATGATTTCATCTTAGATTCTGAGCTTGGAATTTGGATTTTAGGTAAAGATGAAGTTATTTTATCGCTAAATTCAACTACAAAGCAAAAGAAAAAAAGACAAAGCAAGATTCTCCTAGATGAGCTAAAAAGCGGTGATTATGTAGTGCATATTGATTATGGAGTAGCTATTTTTAGCGGTCTTGTATGTGCGAATATCTTTGGTGCTAAGAGGGACTTTATAGAGCTTAGATATCAAGGTGAAGATAAACTACTTTTACCGGTTGAGAATCTTGATAGGATTGATAGATATATTTCAGATGGTGGGATTCCGATTTTAGATAGGCTTGGCAAAGGTTCATTTGCAAAGCTTAAAGAAAAGGTAAAAGAAAAGCTATTTTTAATAGCCAATGAAATTATCTCGCTTGCTGCAAAAAGAGAGTTAATAGATGGTATTAAAATAGATACAAATAAAGAAGAGATTCTTATCTTTCAAAGTAAGAGTGGCTTTGTCTATACTGATGATCAAAGCAATGCAATAAAAGAAATCTTTAATGATATTTCAAGTGCTAGGGTCATGGATAGGCTCCTTAGTGGAGATGTTGGGTTTGGTAAGACTGAAGTTGCTATGAACGCTATGTTTGCAACATATCTAAGTGGTTATCAATCAGCCATTATTGCACCAACAACACTTCTTGCATATCAGCATTTTAATACTATTGCAGATAGATTTAGAGAGTTTGGAATTAGAGTTGCTAGGCTTGATAGATATGTAAGCACAAAGAAAAAAAAGACAACTTTAGAAGGCTTAGCCAATGGTAGTATAGATGTAGTAGTTGGCACTCATGCTATATTTTCTGCTAGTTTTAAGAATCTTGCTTTAATAGTTGTTGATGAAGAACATAAATTTGGCGTAAAGCAAAAAGAAAAAATAAAAGAAATAAGCAAAGATACGCATCTGCTAACAATGTCAGCAACTCCTATACCTAGAACTCTAAATATGGCATTATCAAAAATAAAATCTCTAAGTGAGCTAAAAATCTCTCCAAAAGATAGGCTTCCGATTCGAACATTTATAAAAGAGTATTCTAGTGCCCTTTTAAAAGAGGTACTTTTTAGAGAGTTTAGGCGTAATGGGCAGGTGTTTTATATTCATAATAATATCTCTTCAATAGAAAATAAAAAAGAAGAAATACTGCAAATTGTGCCAAATGCAAAAATAGCAATTTTGCATTCTCAAATTTCTGCAAATGATAGTGAAAATATAATCATGGATTTTGCAAATGGTAAATATCAAATTTTGCTTTGCACTTCAATAGTTGAATCTGGGATTCATTTGCCAAATACAAATACTATTATAGTAGATAGGAGTGATTGTTTTGGGATTGCTGATTTACATCAACTAAGGGGTAGAGTTGGGAGAGGCAATAAAGAAGGGTTTTGTTATTTTTTAGTAGAGGATTTTACAAAAATTACACAAGAGGCACAAAAGAGACTTTTTGCTTTAGAGAGGAATTCTTACCTTGGAAGTGGTGGGGCATTAGCATATCATGATTTAGAAATAAGAGGAGGGGGGAATCTCCTAGGCGAAGCACAAAGTGGACATATTAAAAATATAGGTTATTCCTTATATCTAAGAATGTTAGAAGAAGCAATATACACTCTAAGCGGTAATGTTAAGGAAGAAAAAGCAAATGTAGATGTAAAGTTATCTGTAACTGCATTTTTGAATGCTGAACTAATAGATACAGAGAGGATAAGGCTTGAAATATATAGGAGGCTATCTAGATGTGAAGAAATAGATGAAGTATATTTAATTGAGAGAGAAATTGAAGAAAGATTTGGTAAGTTAGATATTTATACAAGGCAGTTTATAGAACTAATTTTAATTAAAATAGAAGCAAGGAATCATGGAATTAGTAGTATATTAAACTATGGTCAAAATATAACTTTTGTTAAAAATAATGGAAATAAAGAAAGTATCAGTGCAAATAGCAAAGATGAAGATGATATTTTAAAATGTGTATTTGATTATTTTAAAAATTTAAAAAAGGCTAAATAG
- a CDS encoding bactofilin family protein, with translation MAIFANNDKQVIGNSGNTSIIAQGTRIKGDIISECNLHIDGTLEGNIIAKNNVVIGRNGNVNGSINTEHLVVSGKLLGNCDCNIVEILPQGRIDGEIAARELIIEKSAEFVGQSLVHKGNEYQSAYDSSSQGTIPLISKKDDAKSE, from the coding sequence ATGGCAATCTTTGCTAACAATGATAAACAAGTTATCGGAAATTCGGGAAACACCAGCATTATCGCTCAAGGCACAAGAATAAAGGGTGATATAATTAGTGAGTGTAATTTACATATTGATGGCACATTAGAGGGCAATATAATTGCTAAAAATAATGTGGTAATAGGTAGAAATGGTAATGTAAATGGAAGTATAAATACTGAACATTTAGTTGTTAGTGGTAAGTTGCTCGGAAATTGTGATTGTAATATTGTAGAGATTTTACCTCAAGGTAGAATCGATGGCGAGATTGCCGCAAGAGAGCTTATTATAGAGAAGTCAGCAGAGTTTGTTGGTCAAAGTTTGGTGCATAAAGGCAATGAGTATCAAAGTGCTTATGATAGTAGCTCACAAGGAACTATACCGCTTATAAGCAAAAAAGACGATGCTAAATCAGAGTAG
- a CDS encoding menaquinone biosynthesis decarboxylase, producing the protein MREIVDLLKANNEIKIINKPLDVNLEIPHLAYLEVKKKDSKALLFTKPINKEKGIEYDVPVLMNLFGSFSRVKLLIGDVEHISKDIAFLLKLKPPKNFTEALYMLPKLLKLRFLSPKNVKHGLSQEIVKLGDEVNLDEIPILKTWEHDGGAFITMGQCYTQSLDGKVKNLGMYRLQVYDRNHLGLHWQIHKDSVEILEEYKKAGQKMPVSIAIGGDALYTWCATAPLPYGIFELMLYGFIKGRKVKMLKCITNDISVPYDCDYVIEGFVEPELRDEGRFGDHTGFYTPIEPYPVLKVSAITRKKNPIYLASVVGKPPLEDKYLGYPTERIFLPLLQTTTPNLIDYYMPENGVFHNLILAKIKARFPSAAKQSMHSFWGVGQMSFVKHAIFVGEDAPALDSKSIAPYILDRFSVDNCLFSEGVCDALDHASPSFAEGGKLGIDCTKVSMLDSVEILLDDKLKEKLENVFNGVSLVKQHYCESKNPITLLGVDKKSCIWDSFREDEIVKLSKSLRILVVLDVSQNDFDNLYMILWRVVNNIDSKRDIKIIGNIIIIDATNKNISDGYTREWPMETNCNKEVLDRLEKMGLLDDIEDLREFYRKFHIDKSYYTKT; encoded by the coding sequence GTGAGAGAAATAGTTGATTTACTAAAAGCAAATAATGAAATAAAAATAATAAACAAACCACTTGATGTAAATTTAGAGATTCCGCATTTGGCGTATTTAGAAGTTAAGAAAAAAGATTCTAAGGCTTTATTATTTACAAAGCCAATAAATAAAGAAAAAGGCATAGAGTATGATGTGCCAGTATTAATGAATCTCTTTGGATCTTTTAGTAGGGTTAAATTGCTAATTGGTGATGTAGAGCATATATCAAAAGATATTGCATTTTTATTAAAGTTAAAACCGCCAAAAAATTTCACTGAAGCATTATATATGCTACCAAAATTATTAAAGCTTAGATTCCTGTCTCCTAAAAATGTCAAACATGGTCTATCGCAAGAGATAGTAAAGCTAGGTGATGAAGTAAATTTAGATGAGATTCCTATTTTAAAGACATGGGAGCATGATGGTGGAGCGTTTATCACTATGGGGCAGTGCTATACACAAAGCTTAGATGGCAAGGTTAAGAATCTTGGTATGTATAGATTGCAAGTGTATGATAGGAATCATTTAGGACTTCATTGGCAGATACATAAAGATTCAGTAGAAATATTAGAAGAATACAAAAAAGCAGGACAAAAAATGCCTGTAAGTATAGCAATAGGAGGGGATGCACTATATACTTGGTGTGCTACTGCACCGCTTCCTTATGGAATCTTTGAGCTTATGTTGTATGGATTCATAAAAGGTCGTAAGGTAAAAATGCTAAAGTGTATTACAAATGACATTAGTGTGCCTTATGATTGTGATTATGTTATTGAAGGATTCGTAGAGCCAGAGCTTAGAGATGAGGGTAGATTTGGTGATCATACTGGATTTTATACTCCTATTGAACCATATCCTGTGCTTAAAGTTAGTGCAATTACAAGAAAGAAAAATCCAATATATCTAGCAAGTGTAGTAGGTAAGCCACCACTAGAAGATAAGTATCTTGGCTATCCAACTGAAAGAATCTTCTTGCCACTTTTACAAACAACTACTCCTAATTTAATTGATTATTATATGCCTGAAAATGGAGTTTTTCATAATTTGATACTTGCAAAGATAAAGGCTAGATTCCCAAGTGCTGCAAAGCAGAGTATGCATAGTTTTTGGGGGGTTGGTCAGATGAGCTTTGTAAAACATGCAATTTTTGTAGGCGAAGATGCTCCGGCTTTAGATTCTAAAAGTATAGCACCTTATATTTTGGATAGATTTAGTGTGGATAATTGCCTCTTTAGCGAGGGTGTATGTGATGCATTAGACCATGCTTCTCCAAGCTTTGCTGAAGGTGGTAAATTGGGAATTGATTGCACTAAGGTTTCTATGTTAGATAGTGTAGAGATATTATTAGATGATAAATTAAAAGAAAAGCTAGAGAATGTCTTTAATGGCGTCTCTTTAGTTAAGCAACACTATTGCGAGAGTAAAAATCCAATTACATTGCTTGGAGTTGATAAGAAAAGTTGCATTTGGGATTCTTTTAGAGAAGATGAGATTGTAAAACTATCTAAGAGCTTAAGAATCTTAGTTGTGCTTGATGTATCGCAGAATGACTTTGATAATTTGTATATGATTTTATGGAGGGTTGTTAATAATATAGATAGCAAAAGAGATATTAAAATCATAGGTAATATAATAATAATTGATGCAACAAATAAGAATATAAGTGATGGATATACAAGAGAGTGGCCTATGGAGACTAATTGCAACAAAGAAGTGCTAGATAGGTTAGAGAAAATGGGATTGCTTGATGATATAGAGGATTTGCGAGAATTTTATAGAAAGTTTCATATAGATAAGTCTTACTACACAAAGACTTAA
- a CDS encoding M23 family metallopeptidase: protein MVKNRFVITITDINGSKQYNIHQYMKQIVLYIILLIIAIFLFSFVSIRLLLNEVKEIENKRDLMQQEYLKINDKNEKLQALIEEKTDELVKVSDRIEDLEGIVGLSNETRDVSDLSLIERVDLASITGAQKAFVMQLIPNGVPIRSEYRTTAKWGSRVHPILKRVHSHTGIDYGVPIGTPVYAPADGVADFTGNGYNGGYGIMVKLEHSFGFKTFYAHLNKIVVKKGEFVRRGQLIAYTGNTGRSTGPHLHYEIRHLGRDLDPEPFTEWTMKNYTQIFEKEASIKWQSLLTMINKLSEIRETPALSLKAQE, encoded by the coding sequence ATGGTTAAGAATCGCTTTGTTATCACAATTACTGATATTAATGGTTCTAAGCAATACAATATTCATCAATATATGAAGCAAATTGTGCTTTATATTATATTATTAATTATTGCTATATTTTTGTTTAGCTTTGTTTCAATTAGGCTATTGTTAAATGAAGTTAAAGAAATAGAAAATAAACGCGATTTAATGCAACAAGAATATCTAAAAATAAATGATAAAAACGAAAAACTCCAAGCACTAATTGAAGAAAAAACTGATGAGTTAGTAAAAGTATCTGATAGGATAGAGGATTTAGAAGGCATAGTTGGGCTCAGTAATGAAACTAGAGATGTGTCTGATTTGAGTTTAATTGAGAGGGTTGATTTAGCTAGTATTACAGGGGCACAAAAGGCGTTTGTAATGCAATTAATCCCAAATGGTGTTCCAATACGGAGTGAATATAGAACGACCGCTAAGTGGGGAAGTAGAGTGCATCCTATATTAAAGAGGGTTCATTCTCATACAGGTATTGACTATGGAGTTCCTATTGGAACACCAGTATATGCTCCTGCTGATGGCGTAGCTGACTTTACAGGCAATGGATATAATGGCGGATATGGAATTATGGTAAAATTGGAGCACTCTTTTGGATTTAAGACTTTTTATGCACATTTAAATAAAATTGTAGTCAAAAAAGGTGAGTTTGTAAGGAGGGGACAACTTATAGCATATACTGGAAATACAGGTAGGAGTACCGGACCTCATTTGCATTATGAAATTAGGCATTTGGGGAGGGATTTAGACCCAGAGCCATTTACGGAATGGACTATGAAGAACTATACTCAAATTTTTGAAAAGGAGGCAAGTATAAAATGGCAATCTTTGCTAACAATGATAAACAAGTTATCGGAAATTCGGGAAACACCAGCATTATCGCTCAAGGCACAAGAATAA